A section of the Candidatus Limnocylindrales bacterium genome encodes:
- the glmU gene encoding bifunctional UDP-N-acetylglucosamine diphosphorylase/glucosamine-1-phosphate N-acetyltransferase GlmU: MTTSKHTSKKTPSAPRSGARKPTALVTRTQPRKLAAVVLAAGQGKRMLSPRAKVVHEIAGLPLVSHVLAAIEPLGCAPAVVVVGHDADSVCAAIAGKAATAVQREQLGTGHAVLQARKALAGFDGDVLVLCGDVPLLRTETIRELVRLHRRVGAKATVLSAVVDDPSGYGRIVRGETDGDIRIVEDADASPDQLELDEINTGTYCFDAGFLFQRLSRLERNNAQGEYYLTDLVEAAAADNSAACVTLEDGEEGHGVNTRADLARIESILQERLITRAMEGGVTFLDPATAILSTRTQIGPETVIGPAVRLEGDVRIGRGCVLEGSTHLRDTVVEDGALLRWGVVADRAHIGSGARVGPFAHLRPEAELGEDVHIGNFVEVKKATVGARSKANHLAYIGDATVGRDVNIGAGTITCNYDGVDKHRTMIGDRVQIGSDTQLVAPVSVGADAYIAAGSTISKDVEAGSLAFNEKPQRGRSGWVEAFRARKAAAKPSLAKSATKPSLAKSAGKSSLAKPAAKPSLAKPATGTARAARKR; this comes from the coding sequence ATGACAACCAGCAAGCACACATCGAAGAAGACTCCTTCCGCGCCGAGGTCCGGTGCCCGAAAGCCGACCGCCCTGGTCACCCGTACGCAGCCGAGGAAGCTCGCGGCTGTCGTGCTCGCGGCCGGACAGGGCAAGCGAATGCTCTCTCCCCGCGCGAAGGTCGTTCATGAGATCGCTGGATTGCCGCTGGTCTCGCATGTGCTCGCGGCGATCGAGCCGCTCGGCTGTGCGCCGGCGGTCGTCGTGGTCGGCCACGACGCCGATTCGGTATGCGCCGCGATTGCCGGAAAGGCCGCGACCGCCGTGCAGCGCGAGCAGCTCGGAACCGGGCACGCCGTGCTGCAGGCGCGCAAGGCTCTCGCCGGCTTCGACGGCGACGTGCTCGTTCTTTGCGGCGACGTTCCGCTGCTGCGCACCGAGACCATCCGCGAGCTGGTGCGCCTGCACCGCCGTGTCGGTGCCAAGGCCACCGTGCTGAGCGCCGTCGTCGACGATCCGTCGGGATACGGACGCATCGTGCGTGGCGAAACGGACGGCGACATCCGCATCGTCGAGGATGCCGATGCGAGTCCCGACCAGCTCGAGCTCGACGAGATCAACACCGGCACGTACTGCTTCGACGCGGGCTTCCTGTTCCAGCGCCTTTCACGGCTCGAACGCAACAACGCGCAGGGCGAGTACTACCTGACCGACCTCGTCGAAGCCGCCGCCGCCGACAACTCGGCCGCGTGCGTGACGCTCGAAGACGGCGAAGAGGGCCACGGCGTGAACACGCGCGCCGACCTCGCGCGCATCGAAAGCATTCTGCAGGAGCGGCTGATCACTCGCGCAATGGAAGGCGGCGTCACGTTTCTCGACCCTGCGACCGCAATCCTTTCGACGCGCACGCAGATCGGACCCGAGACCGTCATCGGCCCCGCGGTCCGGCTCGAAGGCGATGTCCGCATCGGTCGCGGCTGCGTTCTCGAGGGCTCGACGCACCTTCGCGATACCGTCGTCGAAGACGGCGCGCTGCTGCGCTGGGGCGTCGTCGCCGATCGCGCGCACATCGGATCCGGAGCGCGGGTCGGGCCGTTCGCGCATCTGCGGCCCGAAGCCGAGCTCGGCGAGGACGTGCACATCGGCAACTTCGTCGAGGTCAAGAAGGCCACCGTCGGTGCGCGTTCGAAGGCGAATCATCTCGCCTACATCGGCGACGCGACGGTCGGCCGCGACGTCAACATCGGCGCCGGCACGATCACCTGCAACTACGACGGCGTCGACAAGCACCGGACAATGATCGGAGATCGCGTGCAGATCGGCAGTGACACGCAGCTGGTCGCCCCGGTCAGCGTGGGCGCCGACGCGTACATTGCGGCCGGATCGACGATCTCGAAGGACGTCGAGGCGGGCTCGCTCGCATTCAACGAAAAACCGCAGCGCGGCCGCAGCGGATGGGTCGAGGCGTTCCGCGCGCGCAAGGCCGCAGCCAAGCCTTCGCTTGCGAAGTCCGCAACCAAGCCTTCGCTCGCCAAGTCTGCGGGCAAGTCGTCGCTCGCCAAACCTGCGGCCAAGCCTTCACTCGCGAAGCCTGCAACCGGGACCGCGCGCGCGGCAAGGAAGCGATAA
- a CDS encoding SdiA-regulated domain-containing protein, translated as MLRWRPLRQAAAILVAAPVLVALRLGDPGPGTTEWPLAELPEPSGIVYHPIRKTLFVVGDEGDIGEVSLDGKLVHELHLGGDLEAISVDPKSGLLYVAREGHEVIFEVRPDDFRIVRRFTIDRSYKGDPNFLRRGGDGVEGLAFVPDDSDPEGAHLWVVNQYDPPVLVELAIPMRTSKEKFLTATIRRAIPIDSAPLSEVTWMPGSREFLVLSALWKRVSVLDADGNYERSVRIPGFMPEGITELPGGRFAIAQDSGGLVVWKPESDPFRGDAATGPPPPDKRDDVRGAASTLPVAAARKPPPKTAH; from the coding sequence TTGCTCCGCTGGCGTCCGCTTCGCCAGGCCGCTGCGATCCTCGTGGCGGCGCCGGTTCTCGTCGCGCTGCGTCTCGGCGATCCAGGGCCCGGCACCACCGAATGGCCGCTCGCCGAGCTGCCCGAACCGTCGGGCATCGTCTATCACCCGATTCGCAAGACCCTGTTCGTCGTCGGCGATGAAGGCGACATCGGCGAAGTCTCACTCGACGGAAAGCTCGTGCACGAGCTGCATCTCGGCGGAGATCTCGAGGCCATTTCCGTCGATCCGAAGAGCGGCCTTCTGTATGTCGCGCGCGAAGGTCACGAAGTGATCTTCGAAGTGCGGCCCGACGATTTCAGGATCGTGCGGCGTTTCACGATCGATCGCAGCTACAAGGGAGACCCCAACTTTCTTCGGCGCGGCGGAGACGGCGTCGAAGGCCTCGCGTTCGTTCCCGACGACAGTGATCCGGAAGGCGCGCATCTGTGGGTCGTCAACCAGTACGATCCTCCGGTGCTCGTCGAGCTCGCGATCCCGATGCGCACGTCGAAGGAGAAGTTTCTGACGGCGACGATCCGGCGCGCGATTCCGATCGATTCCGCGCCGCTTTCCGAAGTCACGTGGATGCCGGGGTCGCGCGAGTTCCTCGTGCTCTCCGCGCTGTGGAAGCGCGTCTCCGTGCTCGACGCCGACGGCAACTACGAGCGCAGCGTGCGCATCCCCGGATTCATGCCGGAGGGAATCACCGAGCTGCCCGGCGGCCGTTTCGCGATCGCACAGGACTCCGGCGGCCTCGTCGTGTGGAAACCCGAGAGCGACCCGTTCCGCGGCGACGCTGCCACCGGGCCGCCGCCTCCCGACAAGCGCGACGACGTCCGCGGAGCCGCCTCCACGTTGCCGGTTGCCGCAGCGCGCAAGCCGCCGCCCAAAACCGCCCACTGA
- the glmS gene encoding glutamine--fructose-6-phosphate transaminase (isomerizing), with protein MCGIVGYVGHREAEGVLVGGLRKLEYRGYDSAGLAILDSGRLDVRRAVGKLDNLQSLLNGHPMAGTTGIGHTRWATHGRPSERNAHPHRAGDIVVIHNGIIENFLQLRGELAAAGCEMTSDTDTEVIGHLIEMERRSGKTLADATRAAIGRLRGSFAIVALSSSEPDRLVAAKNATPVVVGIGDGENIVASDIPALLDYTRDVLFLEDGEMAEVTATSVVVTTFAGAPVNRASRRITWDPVTAQKGGYKHFLLKEIHEQPVAIVDTLRGRLCQDTQTVCLDELEALEKQLDRIDRLTIVACGTAWHAALIGRYAIERLARIHVDVDYGSEYRYRDPVADERTLMIVVSQSGETADTLAAVDAAHERGAPVLAICNVVDSSIARRADHVLYTHAGPEISVASTKAFTTQLSALYLLAVWLGRRKGALSSEDEARYVQALVELPLLMETALKEEEKIARIARQISPATDMLYLGRGVNYPVALEGALKLKEISYIHAEGYPSGEMKHGPIALIDETMPVLVLAPKDDVYEKTISNLMEVQSRGGRIFAVTDQADDELMRISEWVIAVPHTESLMMPVLLTVPLQLLAYHVAVERGTDVDQPRNLAKSVTVE; from the coding sequence ATGTGCGGAATCGTCGGATACGTCGGGCACCGCGAAGCCGAGGGCGTGCTGGTCGGAGGCCTGCGCAAGCTCGAATACCGCGGATACGATTCCGCCGGCCTTGCGATCCTCGACAGCGGCCGGCTCGACGTTCGCCGTGCAGTCGGCAAGCTCGACAATCTCCAGTCGCTTCTGAACGGCCATCCGATGGCCGGCACGACCGGGATCGGACACACGCGATGGGCGACGCACGGCCGTCCGTCCGAGCGCAACGCGCACCCGCATCGCGCCGGCGACATCGTCGTGATCCACAACGGCATCATCGAGAACTTTCTGCAGCTGCGCGGCGAGCTCGCCGCTGCGGGCTGCGAGATGACGTCGGATACCGACACCGAAGTGATCGGGCACCTGATCGAAATGGAGCGGCGCAGCGGAAAGACGCTGGCAGACGCGACGCGCGCAGCGATCGGCCGACTCCGCGGGTCGTTCGCGATCGTCGCATTGTCGTCGTCGGAGCCCGACCGCCTGGTGGCGGCCAAGAATGCGACCCCGGTCGTCGTGGGCATCGGCGACGGTGAGAACATCGTAGCGTCCGACATCCCGGCGCTGCTCGACTACACGCGCGACGTGCTGTTCCTCGAGGACGGCGAGATGGCCGAAGTGACCGCAACGTCGGTCGTGGTCACGACGTTCGCCGGCGCGCCGGTCAATCGCGCGTCGCGCCGCATCACGTGGGATCCTGTGACCGCGCAGAAAGGCGGATACAAGCACTTCCTGCTCAAGGAGATCCACGAGCAGCCGGTCGCGATCGTCGACACGCTTCGCGGGCGGCTCTGCCAGGACACGCAGACGGTCTGCCTGGATGAGCTCGAGGCCCTCGAGAAGCAGCTCGACCGCATCGACCGCCTGACGATCGTCGCATGCGGCACCGCGTGGCATGCCGCACTGATCGGCCGCTACGCGATCGAGCGCCTCGCCCGCATCCACGTCGACGTCGATTACGGCAGCGAATACCGCTACCGCGATCCGGTCGCCGACGAGCGCACGCTGATGATCGTGGTTTCGCAGTCGGGCGAGACGGCCGATACCCTCGCGGCGGTCGACGCCGCGCACGAGCGCGGCGCTCCGGTGCTGGCGATCTGCAACGTCGTCGACTCGTCGATCGCGCGCCGTGCCGACCACGTGCTGTACACGCATGCCGGCCCGGAGATCAGCGTCGCGAGCACCAAGGCGTTCACGACCCAGCTGTCGGCGCTCTACCTTCTCGCGGTCTGGCTGGGGCGCCGCAAGGGCGCGCTGTCGAGCGAGGACGAGGCGCGCTACGTGCAGGCGCTCGTCGAGCTTCCGCTGCTGATGGAAACCGCGCTCAAGGAAGAAGAGAAGATCGCGCGCATCGCGCGCCAGATCTCGCCGGCGACCGACATGCTCTACCTCGGCCGCGGCGTGAACTATCCGGTCGCGCTCGAGGGCGCACTCAAGCTCAAGGAAATTTCGTACATCCACGCCGAGGGCTATCCGTCCGGCGAGATGAAGCATGGGCCCATCGCGCTGATCGACGAGACGATGCCGGTGCTGGTGCTCGCGCCCAAAGACGACGTCTACGAGAAGACGATCAGCAACCTGATGGAAGTCCAGTCGCGCGGCGGCCGCATCTTCGCCGTCACCGACCAGGCCGACGACGAGCTCATGCGAATCTCCGAGTGGGTCATTGCGGTGCCTCACACCGAAAGCCTGATGATGCCGGTGCTGCTGACCGTGCCGCTTCAGCTTCTGGCGTATCACGTGGCCGTCGAGCGCGGCACCGACGTCGACCAGCCGCGCAACCTCGCCAAGAGCGTGACCGTGGAATGA